A section of the Bacillus sp. HSf4 genome encodes:
- a CDS encoding isochorismatase family protein, with the protein MAIPAILPYTMPKASDLPKNKVSWTPDPKRAALLIHDMQQYFIDAYNLGESPMTELFGHIKMLKDICIELGIPVIYTAQPGGQTPEERGLLQDFWGPGIGPGPDKQKIVDELEPNEADIVLTKWRYNAFRKTDLLGILQEHGRDQLIITGVYAHIGCLMTACDAFMQDIETFFVGDAVADFSLKHHEMAISYAADRCAVAITTEHLLNELKSGQGAANGKQTGEMLTKQKIREQIAALLYESPDDITDNENLIFRGLDSVRMMSLAERWRSNGAEVTFVELAEEPTIENWWRLLSSSKEAPLPNADYQ; encoded by the coding sequence ATGGCCATTCCTGCCATCTTACCGTACACAATGCCAAAAGCGTCAGATTTGCCGAAGAACAAGGTGTCATGGACACCTGATCCGAAGCGCGCCGCACTTCTTATTCATGACATGCAGCAATATTTTATCGATGCTTACAATTTAGGCGAATCTCCGATGACAGAGCTTTTCGGACATATTAAAATGCTGAAGGATATATGTATTGAGCTTGGGATACCGGTCATTTACACGGCCCAGCCTGGCGGACAAACACCGGAAGAGCGGGGGCTTCTCCAAGACTTTTGGGGTCCGGGAATCGGTCCGGGGCCTGACAAGCAGAAAATCGTTGACGAGCTTGAACCGAATGAGGCCGACATCGTCTTGACGAAGTGGAGATACAACGCCTTTAGAAAAACCGATCTCTTAGGCATCCTGCAAGAGCATGGCCGCGATCAGCTGATCATCACAGGGGTTTACGCACATATCGGCTGTTTAATGACAGCGTGTGACGCCTTTATGCAAGACATTGAAACATTTTTTGTAGGCGATGCTGTCGCAGATTTTTCTTTAAAACATCATGAAATGGCTATCTCTTATGCAGCCGACCGCTGCGCTGTCGCCATCACCACGGAACATCTATTGAACGAGCTGAAAAGCGGGCAGGGTGCTGCAAACGGCAAACAAACCGGGGAGATGCTGACAAAGCAAAAGATCCGCGAACAAATCGCTGCGCTTCTTTATGAATCACCAGATGATATCACGGACAATGAGAATTTGATTTTCAGAGGGCTTGATTCGGTTAGAATGATGAGCCTTGCTGAACGCTGGCGGAGCAATGGTGCAGAGGTGACATTTGTTGAGCTTGCCGAGGAGCCGACGATTGAAAACTGGTGGAGACTGCTGTCTTCCTCTAAAGAAGCACCACTGCCAAATGCAGACTATCAATGA
- a CDS encoding (2,3-dihydroxybenzoyl)adenylate synthase, with product MLKGCPTWPKEFAEKYRKEGCWRGETFGGMLRERADKHGSRIAITCGDSHLSYKELDERADLLAAGFLKLGIQKEDRVVVQLPNTPEFFEVCFALFRIGALPVFALPSHRQSEITYFCEFSEAAAYIIPDIYSGFDYRKLARQVSDKLPGLSRVIVAGDAEEFQALSDLYAAPADLPEVSPGDVAFLQLSGGSTGLSKLIPRTHDDYIYSLRISADICRLDQKSVYLAVLPMAHNYPLSSPGVLGTLYAGGRVVLAQGPSPDEAFPLIEKECVTITALVPPLALIWLEAASARRHDFTSLQVLQVGGAKFSAEAAGRVKPVFGCTLQQVYGMAEGLVNYTRLDDPDDIIIHTQGRPMSPFDEIKIVDENGREVEPGQTGELLTRGPYTIRGYYKAEEHNAKAFTAAGFYRTGDLVKVNSSGYLIVEGRSKDQINRGGEKVAAEEVENHLLAHPGVLDAAVVSMPDEFLGERTCAYIIPRSTPPLPAELKAFLRERGLAAYKIPDRVEMVEAFPQTGVGKVSKKALRAAIAEKMMPKARK from the coding sequence ATGCTCAAGGGATGCCCGACATGGCCGAAAGAATTTGCAGAAAAGTACCGGAAGGAGGGGTGCTGGCGGGGCGAAACATTTGGCGGGATGCTGAGGGAGCGGGCTGACAAGCATGGCAGCCGAATCGCCATTACATGTGGTGATTCCCATCTGAGCTATAAAGAGTTGGATGAGAGAGCTGACCTTTTAGCTGCTGGTTTTTTAAAGCTTGGCATTCAAAAGGAAGACCGCGTCGTCGTACAGCTGCCGAATACACCCGAATTTTTTGAGGTTTGTTTTGCCCTCTTTCGAATCGGAGCGCTGCCCGTGTTTGCCCTTCCTTCACACCGTCAAAGTGAGATTACGTATTTTTGCGAGTTTTCAGAAGCGGCCGCATATATCATTCCGGACATTTACTCAGGATTTGACTACCGCAAGCTGGCGAGACAGGTTTCCGATAAGCTTCCCGGACTCAGCCGTGTCATTGTCGCCGGTGATGCGGAAGAATTTCAGGCGCTCAGCGATCTTTATGCAGCTCCCGCCGATCTTCCGGAGGTAAGCCCTGGCGATGTCGCTTTTCTGCAATTGTCAGGGGGAAGTACGGGGCTGTCAAAGCTGATTCCCCGAACACATGATGATTATATTTACAGTCTGAGAATCAGCGCCGATATCTGCCGGCTTGATCAAAAGAGCGTGTATCTAGCCGTGCTCCCGATGGCCCATAACTACCCGCTGAGCTCGCCGGGTGTGCTTGGAACATTATATGCGGGAGGCCGGGTCGTTTTGGCTCAAGGGCCAAGCCCTGATGAAGCCTTTCCATTGATTGAAAAGGAATGCGTCACAATAACCGCGCTTGTTCCGCCGCTGGCTTTGATCTGGCTGGAAGCCGCTTCGGCGCGCCGCCACGACTTCACAAGTCTTCAGGTCCTTCAAGTCGGCGGGGCGAAATTCAGCGCCGAAGCAGCAGGCCGTGTAAAGCCGGTGTTCGGCTGCACATTGCAGCAGGTCTATGGCATGGCAGAAGGTCTGGTCAACTATACCAGACTGGATGATCCGGACGACATCATAATCCATACACAAGGCCGGCCGATGTCGCCGTTTGATGAGATTAAGATCGTTGATGAAAACGGACGCGAAGTCGAGCCGGGGCAGACAGGAGAGCTGCTGACAAGAGGGCCGTATACGATTCGCGGCTATTACAAAGCTGAAGAACACAATGCCAAAGCTTTTACCGCCGCTGGCTTTTACCGGACGGGCGACCTGGTCAAAGTCAATTCATCAGGTTATCTGATTGTTGAAGGGCGTTCCAAAGACCAGATCAACAGAGGCGGAGAAAAGGTCGCGGCGGAAGAGGTGGAAAATCATCTTCTTGCCCATCCAGGTGTGCTTGACGCAGCGGTGGTCTCCATGCCTGATGAGTTTCTTGGGGAAAGGACGTGCGCCTACATCATTCCGCGCAGCACTCCTCCTCTTCCGGCAGAGCTTAAAGCCTTCCTGAGAGAGCGCGGCCTTGCCGCATATAAAATACCTGACCGGGTGGAAATGGTAGAGGCATTTCCACAGACGGGAGTAGGAAAAGTCAGCAAAAAAGCATTGCGCGCGGCCATTGCTGAAAAAATGATGCCAAAAGCGCGAAAATGA
- a CDS encoding non-ribosomal peptide synthetase has translation MSEYQENRRPLTGAQAGIWYAQQLDPQNPIYNTAEYVEISGPIDQQLFEKALRQVIGEADTLHLRFGEDEEGPWQVIAPPSDFHIHFIDVSSKPDPRQAAQEWMNSDLARPVDLSSGPLFTEALFKAAPDLFFWYHRAHHIATDGFSFALIAERLSKLYTALVQGRPLDHDRPFGSFDSILKEESVYRSSDQYQKDRRFWLDRFRDEPDVPSLAGRAPRTSSSFLRKSVHLPAESADRLLSAASSLGTSWHEAVIAAAAIYLHRLTGARDVVLGLPMMCRLGSASLNIPGMVMNLLPLRISVQPEMGMARLMKQISEEIVKLRRHQHYRHEELRRDLKLLGENQRLFGPQINLLPFTGGLSFAGHPGVVHNLATGPVDDISINIYGRPGGSGMKVNMDANPAVYHDDDLKQHLNRFLSILKTFADARQDMPVGKIEFLLPEERHQALSKWNETDHALPDDTLPELFEMQAKENPNSPAVVFQDDVLSYSELNERANRLAHLLIERGAGPERFVALALPRSTEMVISMLAVLKAGAAYLPIDPEYPSERIAYMLSDAQPMLVLTSKETAANIPEHIKAESMMIDDIDVIDELSRYSAANPAVYDRHGTSPQHPAYMIYTSGSTGRPKGVIVSVENLCNFLLSMRETFALQRYDRLLAVTTIAFDISALEIYLPLISGACFVIAKKETVQDPSALGNVLDKQNITIMQATPTLWHALVSSVPEKLRGLKVLVGGEALSSTLAQQLQELDCQVTNLYGPTETTIWSTSAALENGRKEAPSIGRPIWNTQVYVLDAALQPVPAGVEGELYVAGTGVARGYLGRPDLTAERFIANPFGPPGSRMYRTGDLVRQRSDGSLDYIGRVDHQVKIRGFRIETGEIDAVIASHCDVHQAAVIVREDRPGDPRLTAYIVPVPGADPHPAELRRHVSDALPDYMVPSAFVILDELPLTPNGKLDRKALPAPEVSAQGAGREPRTPQEEILCDLFAEVLGLSHVSIDDSFFDLGGHSLLAGRLMSRIRDVLGAELGIGRLFDKPTPAGLARQLDQAAGARPALRKVERRQEIPLSFAQSRLWFLHCLEGPSPTYNIPVVVNLSGKLNQEALERALCDIAERHEPLRTIFPERQGTSYQHILEPAKARPELHVSSINENELEEAINEAVRYSFNLAQEPSFRTRLFVLGENKYVLLLLLHHMIGDGWSLTPLTRDLAEAYNARCKGTAPEWQPLAVQYADYCFWQKRLLGSEDNSESLIAKQLKFWTNTLQNVPDQLEIPADFPRPAESSYRGDTIQLSIDEELHSRLLGLARTSGVSLFMILQAGLATLLSRMGAGSDIPIGSPIAGRSDDSLGELIGLFINTLVLRTDTSGDPSFRELLSRVRKVNLDAYENQDLPFERLVEVLNPARSRARHPLFQIMLAFQNTSEPTLDFSDLESQLEVRSVGAAKFDLTIELREHRHSDGTPAGIAGFLEYSTDLFKRDTAEALAARLVRLLGSAAADPDQPVGRLEILLPEERRTMLAAWNKAPLQMHEACLPTLFEKQAALHPEAIAVTYEDRVLTYDELNKRANRLAHLLIAKGIGPEQFAALALPRSLEMVIGLLAVLKAGAAYVPLDPDYPAERIAFMLKSSEPACIITNLETASHLDAGAVLQITLDDRHTMEQLKNCPDTNPSDADRLEPLQPLHPAYVIYTSGSTGTPKGVVIPHQNVVRLFGATEQWFHFGADDVWTMFHSYAFDFSVWEMWGPLLQGGRLVVVPHAISRSPREFLRLLVNEGVTVLNQTPSAFYQLMQADRDNPEIGKLLTLRFVIFGGEALELSRLEDWYERHPEHFPSLINMYGITETTVHVSYISLDRKLASLKANSLIGCGIPDLGVYVLDSCLEPVPPGVAGELYVSGSGLARGYLGRPDLTAERFVADPYGPPGTRMYRTGDLARWRPDGSLDYMGRADQQIKIRGFRIELGEIEAVLVQHDDVDQAAVVVREDQPGDKRLIAYIVPASDAGADPAELRRYTAGTLPDYMVPSAFVDIADLPLTPNGKLDRKALPEPDFTAAVKGRGPRTPQEEILCDLFADILNLPRVGIDDGFFELGGHSLLAVQLMSRIRDALGVELGIGDLLAAPTVSGLAERIEAGGSHNALDVLLPLRAGGSEPPLFCVHPAGGLSWCYAGLMTSLNKEYPIYGLQARGIAREETLPQTLDEMAADYIRHIRTIQPAGPYRLLGWSLGGNVVHAIATQLQKQGETVSLLVMLDAYPNHFLPIKDAPDEQEALVALLALGGYDPDSLDGEPLELSSAIDILRRDGSALASLDESAILNLKETYVNSVRILSEYKPQTYQGDLLFFRSTVIPEWFDPIEPESWRPYLQGEIEQHDIDCRHKDLCQPGPLAEIGRVLAEKLAAMMK, from the coding sequence ATGTCTGAATATCAAGAAAACCGCAGGCCGCTAACCGGAGCACAGGCCGGCATTTGGTATGCACAGCAGCTTGATCCGCAAAATCCGATCTATAATACCGCTGAATATGTAGAAATCAGCGGTCCGATTGACCAGCAGCTCTTTGAGAAAGCCCTTCGGCAAGTGATCGGAGAAGCTGATACATTGCACCTTCGATTTGGAGAAGATGAGGAAGGGCCTTGGCAGGTGATCGCTCCGCCTTCAGATTTTCACATCCACTTCATTGATGTCAGTTCAAAGCCGGATCCGCGGCAGGCCGCTCAAGAATGGATGAACAGCGACCTTGCCCGGCCGGTCGATCTGAGCAGCGGCCCGCTTTTTACAGAAGCGCTTTTTAAAGCGGCGCCGGATCTTTTTTTCTGGTATCACCGGGCACATCACATCGCAACCGATGGATTCAGTTTTGCCCTTATAGCCGAGCGGCTGTCAAAATTGTATACCGCATTGGTTCAAGGGCGACCGCTTGATCATGATCGGCCCTTCGGCTCCTTTGACTCGATTCTTAAGGAAGAGTCGGTGTATCGTTCGTCAGATCAATATCAAAAGGACCGCCGATTTTGGCTGGATCGCTTCCGTGATGAACCGGACGTACCCAGCCTTGCCGGCCGGGCGCCGAGAACATCTTCCAGTTTTCTGCGGAAATCTGTTCATCTGCCTGCAGAAAGCGCAGATCGGCTCTTGTCTGCAGCCAGCTCGCTGGGAACAAGCTGGCATGAAGCAGTCATTGCCGCGGCCGCCATTTATCTCCATCGTCTCACAGGGGCGCGTGATGTCGTGCTCGGACTGCCGATGATGTGCCGATTAGGATCGGCTTCGTTGAATATTCCCGGCATGGTCATGAATCTTTTGCCGCTTCGTATATCTGTGCAGCCGGAAATGGGAATGGCCCGCCTGATGAAGCAGATTTCTGAGGAAATCGTAAAGTTGCGCCGTCATCAGCATTATCGTCATGAAGAGCTGCGGCGCGATCTTAAACTGCTTGGGGAAAACCAGCGTCTGTTCGGTCCGCAGATTAATTTGCTGCCATTTACCGGCGGTTTGAGCTTTGCCGGACATCCCGGAGTTGTTCACAATCTTGCGACAGGGCCTGTCGACGACATTTCGATCAACATTTACGGAAGGCCTGGCGGAAGCGGCATGAAGGTAAATATGGATGCAAATCCCGCCGTATATCATGATGATGATCTGAAGCAGCATCTGAATCGTTTTCTGTCTATTCTGAAAACATTCGCCGACGCAAGACAGGACATGCCTGTTGGCAAAATAGAGTTTCTGCTGCCTGAAGAGCGCCATCAGGCGCTTAGCAAATGGAATGAAACAGATCACGCACTTCCGGATGACACTCTTCCTGAATTATTTGAGATGCAGGCGAAAGAAAATCCGAACTCGCCTGCGGTGGTCTTCCAGGATGATGTACTCAGCTATTCCGAATTGAATGAACGGGCGAACCGGCTGGCCCATCTGTTGATCGAAAGAGGAGCCGGACCGGAGCGGTTTGTTGCACTGGCGCTGCCGCGTTCAACGGAAATGGTGATCTCCATGCTTGCCGTTCTTAAGGCTGGAGCGGCATATTTGCCGATCGACCCGGAATATCCGTCTGAGCGGATCGCTTATATGCTCAGCGATGCTCAACCGATGCTTGTCTTGACGAGCAAAGAGACCGCAGCAAACATACCAGAGCATATAAAGGCCGAGAGCATGATGATTGACGACATTGACGTCATCGATGAACTCAGCCGCTATTCCGCCGCCAATCCGGCTGTTTATGATCGACACGGCACATCGCCTCAGCATCCCGCATATATGATCTATACGTCGGGTTCTACCGGAAGGCCTAAGGGTGTTATCGTATCGGTTGAAAACTTATGCAATTTTCTTCTATCGATGCGGGAGACGTTTGCACTGCAGCGGTATGACCGGCTTTTGGCGGTTACTACGATTGCTTTTGACATATCGGCGCTGGAAATTTATTTGCCCCTTATCAGCGGAGCCTGTTTCGTTATCGCGAAGAAGGAAACTGTACAAGATCCGAGCGCTTTGGGGAACGTGCTTGATAAGCAAAACATTACGATCATGCAGGCAACACCGACACTGTGGCATGCATTAGTGTCAAGCGTCCCGGAAAAGCTCCGCGGACTCAAGGTGCTTGTTGGAGGAGAGGCTCTTTCAAGCACCCTTGCTCAGCAATTGCAAGAGCTGGACTGTCAGGTTACAAACCTTTATGGTCCGACTGAGACGACGATTTGGTCAACCTCTGCCGCATTGGAAAATGGGCGGAAGGAAGCACCTTCAATCGGCCGCCCGATTTGGAACACACAAGTATATGTACTGGATGCTGCCCTCCAGCCTGTTCCAGCGGGAGTGGAAGGTGAGCTTTATGTGGCCGGTACAGGGGTGGCGCGCGGTTATTTGGGCCGACCTGATCTTACGGCTGAGCGTTTCATTGCCAATCCTTTCGGCCCGCCGGGATCCCGCATGTATCGGACAGGCGATCTCGTGCGGCAGCGCTCTGACGGTTCTTTGGACTATATCGGAAGGGTAGACCATCAAGTTAAGATCCGCGGATTCCGTATCGAAACGGGGGAAATCGATGCCGTGATCGCCAGCCATTGTGATGTTCACCAAGCTGCTGTTATCGTGCGTGAAGACCGGCCGGGCGACCCGCGCCTGACCGCATATATCGTTCCCGTACCTGGAGCGGACCCTCATCCGGCTGAACTTCGCCGCCATGTCAGTGATGCTCTTCCTGATTATATGGTGCCGTCCGCATTCGTCATTTTAGACGAGCTTCCGTTGACACCGAATGGAAAGCTGGATCGCAAGGCGCTGCCCGCTCCCGAGGTGAGCGCCCAGGGTGCAGGACGTGAGCCGCGAACGCCGCAGGAAGAGATTTTATGCGATTTGTTTGCTGAGGTACTCGGATTGTCCCACGTCAGCATAGATGACAGCTTTTTTGATCTTGGCGGACATTCGCTTCTCGCCGGCAGACTCATGAGCCGTATTCGCGATGTTCTGGGTGCCGAGCTTGGCATCGGCCGTTTATTTGATAAGCCGACTCCTGCAGGACTTGCCAGACAGCTTGATCAGGCGGCGGGCGCCCGTCCGGCTCTCAGGAAGGTTGAGCGGCGCCAAGAAATTCCGCTTTCCTTTGCCCAGAGCCGGCTATGGTTTTTACACTGTTTGGAAGGGCCGAGTCCAACATACAATATTCCGGTCGTCGTCAACTTGTCGGGCAAGCTGAATCAGGAAGCGCTTGAGAGGGCTTTATGCGATATTGCAGAACGACATGAACCGCTGAGAACGATTTTTCCGGAGAGGCAAGGAACATCGTACCAGCATATTTTAGAACCTGCTAAAGCCCGTCCTGAACTGCATGTTTCTTCCATTAACGAAAATGAGCTGGAGGAAGCGATCAATGAAGCTGTCAGATACAGCTTTAACCTTGCACAAGAGCCATCGTTCCGTACTCGGCTTTTCGTGCTTGGAGAGAACAAATATGTTCTGCTGCTGCTTCTGCACCATATGATTGGTGACGGCTGGTCTTTAACACCGCTGACCCGTGATTTGGCGGAGGCTTACAACGCCCGCTGCAAAGGGACAGCTCCGGAGTGGCAGCCGCTTGCCGTACAATATGCCGACTATTGTTTCTGGCAAAAACGTCTCCTTGGAAGCGAGGACAATTCGGAAAGTCTGATTGCAAAGCAACTGAAATTTTGGACAAATACGCTACAGAATGTGCCGGACCAGCTTGAGATTCCAGCTGATTTTCCGCGGCCGGCTGAATCAAGCTATCGCGGAGACACGATTCAGCTCAGCATTGATGAGGAGCTGCACAGCCGGCTGCTCGGCTTGGCCCGCACAAGCGGAGTCAGTCTGTTTATGATTTTGCAGGCGGGGCTTGCCACACTGCTGTCAAGAATGGGGGCTGGAAGCGATATTCCGATCGGCAGCCCGATCGCGGGAAGAAGCGATGACTCGCTCGGCGAGCTGATCGGATTATTCATCAATACGCTTGTGCTCCGGACTGACACATCTGGTGATCCAAGCTTTCGCGAGCTCCTTTCCAGGGTTCGAAAAGTAAATCTTGATGCATATGAAAATCAAGATCTTCCTTTTGAACGCCTTGTTGAAGTTCTCAATCCAGCCCGGTCACGTGCGAGACATCCGCTCTTTCAAATCATGCTGGCGTTTCAAAACACGTCTGAACCGACGCTTGACTTTTCAGACCTCGAATCTCAGCTTGAAGTCAGAAGTGTCGGCGCCGCCAAGTTTGATTTGACGATCGAGCTTCGCGAACATCGTCATTCAGACGGAACACCGGCAGGGATTGCCGGATTCCTTGAATACAGTACAGATCTGTTTAAGCGCGATACGGCTGAAGCGCTGGCTGCAAGGCTTGTCAGACTGCTCGGATCCGCCGCGGCTGACCCCGATCAGCCGGTTGGCCGCCTGGAAATCCTCCTGCCGGAAGAACGGAGAACGATGCTGGCCGCATGGAATAAAGCCCCGCTTCAGATGCATGAGGCCTGTTTACCGACACTGTTTGAGAAGCAAGCCGCTCTTCATCCTGAAGCGATTGCCGTCACCTATGAGGATCGGGTGCTCACCTATGATGAACTCAACAAGCGGGCGAACCGGCTGGCTCACTTGCTGATTGCCAAAGGGATCGGCCCTGAACAATTTGCAGCGTTGGCGCTTCCGCGGTCGCTTGAAATGGTCATCGGTCTGCTGGCTGTGCTTAAAGCAGGTGCGGCATACGTTCCCCTTGATCCGGATTATCCGGCTGAACGAATCGCTTTTATGCTAAAAAGTTCCGAACCTGCTTGTATCATTACAAATTTAGAGACTGCTTCTCATCTTGATGCAGGAGCTGTTTTACAAATCACACTCGATGATCGCCACACGATGGAGCAATTGAAAAACTGTCCTGACACGAATCCAAGTGACGCGGATCGTCTTGAGCCTTTACAGCCGCTCCACCCGGCATATGTCATTTATACATCCGGTTCAACCGGTACGCCAAAAGGAGTCGTCATTCCGCATCAGAATGTTGTCCGGCTGTTCGGAGCGACAGAGCAATGGTTCCATTTTGGTGCAGACGATGTTTGGACGATGTTCCATTCCTATGCGTTTGATTTTTCGGTTTGGGAAATGTGGGGCCCGCTGCTGCAAGGGGGGAGGCTTGTTGTCGTTCCTCACGCCATCAGCCGCTCGCCGCGTGAGTTTTTGCGCCTGCTTGTCAATGAAGGTGTAACAGTGCTCAACCAGACGCCGTCGGCATTTTATCAATTGATGCAGGCAGATCGCGACAATCCTGAGATTGGCAAGCTATTGACTTTGCGTTTTGTCATCTTCGGGGGAGAAGCACTCGAGCTGAGCCGGCTGGAAGACTGGTATGAGCGTCATCCGGAACATTTCCCTTCACTGATCAATATGTACGGAATCACGGAGACCACGGTACATGTCAGCTACATTTCCCTTGATCGGAAGCTTGCTTCTCTAAAAGCCAACAGTCTGATCGGCTGCGGGATACCCGATCTTGGCGTATATGTGCTTGATTCATGCCTTGAGCCTGTTCCGCCCGGTGTAGCCGGGGAGCTTTACGTATCGGGAAGCGGGCTCGCGCGCGGTTATTTGGGAAGACCGGACTTGACGGCTGAACGGTTTGTCGCCGATCCGTATGGGCCTCCGGGGACGCGGATGTATCGGACGGGTGATCTGGCCCGCTGGCGTCCGGATGGTTCTCTAGATTATATGGGGCGCGCGGATCAGCAGATTAAAATTCGCGGTTTCCGGATTGAACTGGGTGAAATTGAAGCTGTGCTTGTTCAGCATGATGATGTGGATCAAGCGGCTGTCGTGGTTCGGGAAGATCAGCCGGGAGACAAGCGTCTGATCGCCTATATTGTTCCTGCGTCAGATGCAGGGGCAGATCCGGCAGAACTGCGCCGGTATACCGCCGGAACACTGCCTGACTACATGGTGCCTTCAGCCTTTGTTGATATTGCTGACCTGCCACTTACCCCAAATGGCAAGCTCGACCGCAAAGCCTTGCCAGAACCTGACTTTACAGCGGCGGTCAAAGGAAGAGGACCGCGCACACCACAGGAAGAGATACTGTGCGATCTTTTTGCGGACATTTTGAATTTGCCACGGGTCGGCATCGATGACGGTTTCTTTGAGCTTGGCGGACATTCCCTGCTCGCCGTTCAGCTGATGAGCCGCATTCGCGACGCGCTCGGCGTCGAACTGGGCATCGGTGATTTGTTGGCAGCTCCTACTGTCAGCGGTCTTGCCGAACGGATTGAAGCCGGCGGCAGCCACAATGCGTTAGATGTTCTGCTTCCGCTGAGAGCGGGCGGCAGCGAGCCGCCTCTGTTCTGTGTGCACCCTGCCGGAGGATTGAGCTGGTGCTACGCCGGTTTGATGACGTCTCTAAACAAAGAATATCCGATTTACGGCCTTCAGGCCCGAGGTATTGCAAGAGAGGAAACATTGCCGCAGACATTGGATGAAATGGCTGCAGATTATATTCGTCATATTCGTACGATTCAGCCTGCCGGCCCTTACCGCCTTCTCGGCTGGTCTCTCGGAGGCAATGTTGTGCACGCCATCGCCACACAGCTTCAAAAGCAAGGAGAAACCGTTTCTCTTCTAGTCATGCTTGATGCTTATCCGAATCATTTTCTGCCGATTAAAGATGCCCCAGATGAGCAGGAAGCGCTTGTTGCTCTCTTAGCATTGGGCGGATACGATCCGGACAGTCTTGACGGGGAGCCGCTTGAGCTTTCCAGCGCGATCGACATCCTGCGCCGCGACGGCAGTGCGCTTGCCAGTCTTGATGAATCGGCGATTTTGAACCTGAAAGAAACTTATGTGAATTCGGTTCGCATTTTAAGCGAATATAAGCCGCAAACCTATCAAGGGGATCTTTTATTCTTCAGATCAACCGTTATTCCGGAATGGTTTGATCCGATTGAACCGGAATCATGGCGTCCATATCTTCAAGGTGAAATTGAACAGCATGATATTGACTGCCGGCATAAAGATTTGTGCCAGCCGGGTCCTCTTGCCGAAATTGGCCGAGTCCTTGCGGAAAAATTGGCTGCGATGATGAAATAA
- the dhbC gene encoding isochorismate synthase DhbC, producing MMERDIVSEAPAEELLKEYRTGNSFFFSSPERTILAEGVFAAVSEAEGLNQMENLAQRAAALLKQAKQAGQSRPLLVGAVPFDETKPVRLTVPEAVRFAGPLRFAGDEPESAALAYDYKIQSVPEPEEYMSGVKRGLAGIAAGDFSKIVLSRSLHLASPEKIDIEDLLSSLTRHNSSGYTFAVDVSTQNTETPKTLIGASPELLVTKSGLRVSANPLAGSRPRSSDPREDQRRAAELLSSAKDRHEHAVVAEAVASGLRPFCKTLNVPEEPSLITTETMWHLSTEITGELRDDSISSLTLAAALQPTPAVCGTPTEAARKAIQEIEPFERGFFTGMVGWCDAEGDGEWVVTIRCAEAEERSLRLFAGAGIVAGSKPEDELAETSAKFRTMLRAMGMNSE from the coding sequence ATGATGGAACGTGATATTGTCTCTGAAGCGCCTGCTGAAGAGCTTTTAAAGGAATATCGGACAGGGAATTCATTCTTTTTTTCTTCTCCTGAGCGAACCATCCTTGCAGAAGGCGTGTTTGCCGCAGTTTCTGAAGCGGAGGGCTTGAACCAAATGGAAAATCTGGCTCAGCGGGCTGCGGCGCTTCTCAAACAAGCCAAACAGGCGGGACAAAGCCGCCCGCTCTTAGTCGGAGCTGTCCCTTTTGATGAAACAAAGCCTGTGCGGCTTACCGTGCCGGAGGCGGTCCGGTTTGCGGGACCGCTCAGATTTGCCGGAGATGAGCCTGAGTCTGCTGCATTGGCTTATGATTACAAGATTCAGTCTGTTCCTGAACCGGAGGAATATATGAGTGGAGTGAAGCGCGGATTAGCGGGCATAGCCGCAGGCGATTTCAGCAAAATCGTCCTTTCCCGGTCCTTGCATTTGGCATCACCGGAAAAAATCGATATCGAAGATTTGCTGTCAAGTCTTACCCGGCATAATTCCAGCGGATATACCTTTGCCGTCGATGTGTCCACACAGAATACAGAAACACCTAAAACATTGATTGGAGCCAGTCCGGAGCTGCTTGTCACAAAATCCGGCCTTCGTGTTTCTGCCAATCCTCTGGCGGGTTCGAGGCCCCGGAGCAGTGATCCGCGTGAAGATCAAAGGCGGGCAGCCGAATTGCTTTCTTCTGCAAAGGACCGGCATGAACATGCGGTTGTAGCAGAAGCGGTCGCTTCGGGGCTCAGACCGTTCTGCAAAACGCTGAATGTTCCAGAGGAGCCGTCTCTCATCACCACAGAAACGATGTGGCATCTGTCTACAGAAATAACGGGAGAGCTCAGAGACGATTCGATTTCATCGTTGACGCTAGCAGCGGCTCTTCAGCCAACACCGGCGGTCTGCGGCACACCGACAGAGGCAGCGAGAAAGGCCATTCAAGAGATTGAGCCTTTCGAACGGGGCTTTTTCACCGGGATGGTCGGCTGGTGTGATGCCGAAGGAGACGGAGAATGGGTGGTGACGATCCGCTGTGCCGAGGCGGAGGAACGCTCGCTTCGCCTGTTTGCCGGGGCCGGAATTGTCGCCGGGTCAAAGCCGGAAGACGAACTGGCCGAGACATCAGCAAAGTTTCGCACAATGCTTCGTGCAATGGGAATGAACAGTGAATGA